The following nucleotide sequence is from Ignavibacteriales bacterium.
AATACCGAACGCGACGATGGTTCCGTCGAATATCCCGGTTTGGAATGGAAGCTTATGCGCGTCCACTGCTGCACATTGAATAATATTATTATTCTCGCGTTGTTCAATTTTTTTCTTGCATTCCAACAGCATCTTCATGGAAAAATCTGTGGCTACAACGGACTGAGGATGAAGGCGTAATAATTCTAATGAAACATCACCGCTTCCGGCGGCGATGTCGAGAAAATCACCGTTGATTTTTTCCTTAAAAATAATTACCGCCCGCTTTCGCCAATTTCTATCAAGTCCGAAACTGATCAGTCGGTTTAGGAGATCATATGTAGGCGCAATTCCGTCAAACATTTTTCGGATGGCTGATGATTCTCTGTGCTGTATATCCTTCATGAGCGGCATCACCATTAATTTCTTCAATTTTGGGTGAATTTGCAAATCGGTATAAAAAATCTTACGAGAAAACGAAAAATAATCTTGCTTTTAAATATACTTTCTTGTATGTTCAAAATGGCAATAATTTAGGGCACGGATATCAGCGGAGTCAAAAATATAAAAAAATGGATTTTACTTGCATTGATATTTCAAAATATAATCTTTGCAGGAACTTCAACAAAGAATATCGTAGCATCTCACACTACTGAATCAATTTCGATCGATGGTTTGCTGGCAGAACAATCATGGTCTGCGGCTGTGCAGGTTTCGGGATTTGTGCAATTCGACCCTGATGAAGGAGCTATAGCCACCGAAGAAACATCTGTTCGCGTCTTGTACGATGACGACGCGCTGTATGTAGGTGTGTTTTGTTTCGATTCAGAACCTGATTTGATAGTTCACCAATTGACGCGCCGTGACCGGAGCGTGCAGGCAGATAGATTTTCGGTGATGCTCGATTCGTATTATGATCATAATACCGCATTCTTGTTCAGCGGATCTGTATCGGGAGTGAAATCGGACGGTGTATTGTCTCACGATGGTTTGGTGTACGATGTTCAGTGGGATGCTGTATGGGATTTCGCGTCGAATATTTTCGATCATGGCTGGACGGCGGAATTTAAAATTCCTTACAGCGCTCTTCGATTTTCGAATCAGGATACAGAATATGTTTGGGGTGTAAATTTCCGTCGTTACATCGCCCGGAAGAAAGAAACAGATGAATGGGTGATGATTCCCCGGGCAGAAGTTCCGCAAGGTACCATATCATCTGTATCAAAAATGGGCAATCTATCAGGTATCGCAAACATTCATCCTCCGCTTCATATTGAAGTTCTTCCGTATCATGTTTCCAAAGGAAGTTTTTTGAATCAGCCATCTCCATTTTCATTGCGCAAAGATTATGATCTAAACTTTGGCGTCGATCTGAAATATGGAATAACGAACAATTTCACTCTCGATGTCGCCATAAATCCCGATTTCGGTCAGGTGGAAGTTGATAAAAAAGTATTAAACCTGACAGTCTTCGAAACGGAATATCCGGAAAAACGCCCTTTCTTCCTTGAGGGATCTCAAATATTTTCATTTGGAAATGGTTTCGATAACAAGCCGTTACCGTTGCTTTATTCGCGCCGCATCGGGAAATACCCGTCTCAATATATTAATAAATATATATTCGGTGCAGATACTTTATACCCCGGATACAACAGTACTTATGCTGACAAGCCGGAGGTAACAACAATTTTAGGCGCAGCTAAGTTTTCGGGCAGGACTGATGATGGTCTGGTAATTGGCGCGCTGACTGCCGTGACAGACCGTGAAGAAGCCGTTCTCGAAAATTTGGATGATAAAAAATTCCCGTCAATCATGGTTGAACCGAGAGCGAGTTATAACGCTATAAGACTTTGGAAGAATTTGTGGGATTGTGCCTCATCCGGATCTTTCGGTTTGATGGCAACAAGTTCATTGAAAGAAAACCAATCTCCATCGTACACCGGAGGAATTGATTGGAATATTAATTTCGGTGATGGGGTTTACGGTATCGACGGTTATCTCGCCGGATCAGAATCAAAATTCTATACCGATAAAAATTTGTCTGGGTCAGCCGGAAAAATAGCTGTCGGAAAATTGCGAGGTGAAAACTGGTTCGCATTCACCGGATACGATTTCGCCACAAAAAATTTTAACATCAATGATCTCGGTTTTTATTCCAAGCCGAGAGAACATGGGGGTTATTTCCAATTATCATATAAAAATGATAGAGCGGAAACGCCATTATGGCGCTATGTGCTTACTGTGCAATCTAATTACAGGTGGAACTGGAATGGCATCAACACAGTTAAAGAGTTTGAGATTGAACCTGTATTTGAGTTCAGAAATTTCTGGCGATTGAGTCTTGATTATTATCATGAGATGCCGTCGTACGAAGACGAGAACCGCGGGATAATCGGATTATATAAAAAACCTCCCGGCAATAAAATATTCGGGATATTGCAAACCGATTCACGTAAACCGATCAGCGCCACGCTGAACTGCGGGTTTATGAAATACAATAACGGTTCGCAAACGCTACAATCTGTAGTTGAAGCTACGATTCGCCCGCTAAGTTGGATAGAATTTGTTCCCGGCTTCACTTTCATGAAAACTGATAGAGAAGAGGCTTGGGTGGTTGGCGCTTATTCCGGCGGATATAATTTGTTCGGAGATCGGGATGTTGATTATTTTGATTTATCTTTGAAAGGCACAGTGACATTTACGCCGAATGTAAGCTTCCAGTTTTTCAATCAGATAATGCTCGCGAAATGGAAATATGTAAATTTAAAAACTTTAATCGCCCCCGATCAACTTCCGTTACTTCCAATTGATCAACAATATTCACCTGAATATTTCATGAAAGTTTTTAATGCCAATATAGTTTTCAGATGGGAGTATTTACCAGGGAGTACATTCTTCTTGGTTTGGACACAAGGTCGGCAGGGATACGATGGTTTATATGAACAATCTGTAGGGAGAGATTTCCATGATGTGTTCAGTTTACCGATGGATAATGTGATTCTTGCCAAGATTAGCTATTGGTGGAGTTTTTGAAATAAACATTCCTGGCGCAAAATTCTCTCTTGCCGGACCTGTTGCATAAAAAATCCCGAGGTCGCTATCATAATTTCTCGCTCTGAAGTTGTAAAGGTTAACATCAAAATTCCCGCAAAAAAGAATTGCGGGACAGGCAAATTCCTGTCCTGTAAACCTGTAAGCCATGTTTACGCCTATCGAACCACGCTGCAATGTGCCGTATGCATCGTAATCATAAGTGGAGCTAACTGCACCATTTGAGTCTCTCACGGTTCTTGTACTTCCTTGAGAATCAATGTTTGTGTTGACCTTATTCCCCTATGAAGTTCTCATTTAATAAAATATTTTTTCATTCCTTACAAATTCTATATTTGAAAATTATTGTATTTGTTTTGTTCGTAAAAAAATGCCAATTAAGAAAGCAATAATGGTTAAAATTAGATATATGAACATAAATACTTTACCTTTTTCAAACGCACTATCACTTATCTTAAACTCCATAATATCTTTTTTCTTAACTAGTAACTTTAAAATGATATATCCGGGAATAATGTAATATAATCCGAATTTAACAAACATTGTTGCATTACTTCCATCAAATACTTTTAATATTTCATGTGCATCGAATATTATCAAAATAAAAATAATATTTAACCAGATCAATATTAATGCCGTAAAAATGGCAGATTCATATTCTATATCTTTTGAATTTTTTAGGTTTTCATGAAATTTGTACAATATGAAAACCATAAATGTAAGTAGTCTCTTCATGATCATCTATCACGCAAATTTTGAATCAAATTATTCTACCAATCATTTAGTTTGTTTTTAATATAATACTTTATTTGGGTTACTTCAACCTACAAAATTTTATTAAGCAACGTAATCATCGCATTCATTACATAGTCGTAAACTTATTTAGGATGTCTTAGGTTAAATGTTCACGTTATTTGCATAACAGCGCAACCATCTCGTGGAAAAAACGGGGAGGAGGTTGCGGCTACTTAATGTTGTCAAAATAAATGTTCACGTTGTAAGCCAAACGGTGCAATCATCTCTGGTTAAAGCCGGGAGGAGACGATGTTCTGAAGAGTTGTTCCGAAGGATTGTGGCTACGCGGGATAGTGGGGAGACGGCCGGGATTTGATTCATATCCAAACAAATTCTTTCATTTTTCGTACCAAAGTTATGTAATTGTCAACCTTTTATCCAAAAATATGTCTAATCAGCAGTACAAAAAGAAAAGGAAGCCCGATGCATGAAAGCTGCAGATGAGCAGCAGTTAATCCTTCGGGTGCGAGAAGGAGACCATGAAGCGTTTCGCCTCCTGGTTGAACGATATATGAAATATGCCTATAACATTGCCTATGGATTTGTCGGTGATCATGATGATGCCGAAGATATTGCTCAGGAATCGTTTGTTAAAGTGTACGAGGCAATCAAATCGTTCCGAGGCGATTCTGCGTTTAACACGTGGCTTTATCGCATAGTTACCAATTTGTCGCTCAACCGTGTCCGACAAAAAAAGATTAGCATAACGAACATGAGCATTGTTGAAAATAGTGCGGTTCAAACTGGCGATTTCCTCAAGGTGCAGCATGCCGAGGAATCAAGAGCAATTATCGAGAAGGCGCTTCATGAACTTCCAACACTTCAGCGTGCCGTTGTAATTTTAAGGCATATTAATGGATTATCCACCAAACAGGTTGGCGAAATACTTCGCTGTTCCGAAGGTACTGTTAAAACTCATCTGCATCGCGGCATTCTTAAAATGAGAACAAAAGTTGAAATTCTAAAAGATGAACTGGTATGATCAGGCATAAGAAAATACAAATTCAATTGTATGATTATCTTCAAAATGCACTTCCGGAAAGTGATAGAAAAATTGTTGAAAATCATCTTCGGTCGTGCGAGGTATGTAAGCGTTCAGTTGAAGATGTGAAAAAAGTGATAGATAAATTTGAATCCGTTACCGCTCCCGCTGATGAAAGGAATGCAGAGTATTGGAATAATTTCGCCATGAGTGTGGAGAGGAAAATTCACACTCGCCGGAATAAATTGATCGTTTCAAATATTATCGATCAGCTATATTCTCTTTTTGTCATAAATAAAAAAACGACTATCGCGTTTTCCACAGCGATGATTTTAATATTTGTTGTTGGATTATGGTACACGAATGAATTACGAACGATAAAGAGTCCGGCGTATAGGAGTTCTGCTGAAAATCAAGACACAATTTTGGTGGAGAAACGTGTTGGAGATTATTTCAGGAAATCGAAAACATTGCTGGTAGGATTAACTAACCTTGAAGTGGATCAAGGGCAATCACTTGATCTCAATACCGAGCAAAATATTTCCAGGGAATTGATTAACGAATCGAGAAATCTTCGTCGGCAGCCGATAGATATCCGGTCGGCGGAATTGATCGGAGATATGGAAAATCTGCTTGTAAATTTTTCGGAAATCGGTTCACGGACAAACCATCCTGAGTTTGAAAATATCCGCCAAAAAATTTATCGCGACAATTTGTTATTCAAAATTAGAATGGCAGAGTTTGAATTCAGTGAAGCGATGCAATCACGTTTAAAGATTCACCCGAAGAACAAAATTCCATGAAAACTCTATTTTTAATTCCAGTATTATTTTCGGTAGTTTCAATCATCACATCATCAGCGGAATGCCATCCGCAAATGACAAATTATGATGTTGATTATAATCTGTTGGATGATTATGAAAATGCTGTCGTGGAAAATGATCAGGATGATCCTGCTTATTCGTTATATAAAAATGCTTATACAGATATTTTACACGAAGATTGGCAGCGTGCTTATGAAAAGATGGATAAAATATTGCGTCACTTTCCTCAATCTTTCCTCAAAGATGATGCCGAATATTGGAGTGCTTATGCTTTGAGTTACCTCGATGAAAAAAAGGCAATGTCGACATATGAAAATTTTATCAAACTAAATCGCGGCAGTCGATATTATACTGATGCGGTAGCCGATCTTACTGAATTAAGATTAAAAAATAAAAACAATGCTTCAGCGAAATGGGATAATCGTCATATAAAAGTCTACGTAAAAAATGATGGTGAGATGGTAGGCGAGGGAATACGGAAGATTAAAATCAACACCGATAAAATTGTCATCGGAGAAGGACCTGAGACTTTAATAGTTGGAAAGGGGAAAATAACGATACGCGGTGACGGGAATAGTTATTCGTATTCATATAATATTTCCTCGAAATTAAAATCGGTGGAGCGGGTTCTTCAGTATCACACCAAACGAATTAACCGGTTGCAAGAGATACAAGATCGGGTTGATCCAAAGCCTCTTACAAAACAGAGAGAGATAAACGTTGTGGTGGATACTGATGAGATGAAAGAAAGTGAAAATAATTTCAGAAAATTAAGAAAAGTTGTTCTCGATTTAAACCAGCCGCTAGATGCAAGAGAAACAGCTCTGATGAATCTATCTGCATTTAAGAAAATAGATGTTCTTCCGGTTTTCGTCGATGTGGCAAAACGGGATACATCTGAAGATATTCAATTCATGGTCGTAGATATTTTGAGTAATAAGGAAAAGTCGATTTCTGTTTTAATAAATTTGTTTAATAATATTCCACCGGGCAGAAAACAACAGCGTGAAATGGTTTTCTATCGAATAGCGGAGAATGGTGGAGAGGAAGCTGTTGATTTTCTGAAGGATATCGCTTTATCGAACGAAGAAAATGATTTTAAAAATCAAGCTATTTATTTTCTCGGCAGTATCGGAGGTTCCAAATCGCGAGAAGCATTGTTAGAGATATTAAATGGAAAGTAAATATTTCAGTCATTGATATTTCTCCGCGATCTCCGTTTCAACAAATGTTGATTCCCACCGAATAATTTCTTAGTTTCTGAAGTCATTTTAAACATTATCCCCAAAACAGGAGATTTTATGAAGAAGATCTTTTTTATACTATTACCGTTCGCGATACTATTTCTTCAGGCACAGGAAAAGCAACAAAATAAGTCGGAAAAAAT
It contains:
- the ubiE gene encoding bifunctional demethylmenaquinone methyltransferase/2-methoxy-6-polyprenyl-1,4-benzoquinol methylase UbiE; amino-acid sequence: MKDIQHRESSAIRKMFDGIAPTYDLLNRLISFGLDRNWRKRAVIIFKEKINGDFLDIAAGSGDVSLELLRLHPQSVVATDFSMKMLLECKKKIEQRENNNIIQCAAVDAHKLPFQTGIFDGTIVAFGIRNFEDRLLSLKEMYRVLKSGGISVILELTHPRSPIISALYSFHAKFLLPVIGRIISRHNSAYSYLPRSIEAFPDENEFLELMREAGYVELKARRLTFGAATIFVGKKITEE
- a CDS encoding carbohydrate binding family 9 domain-containing protein, encoding MIFQNIIFAGTSTKNIVASHTTESISIDGLLAEQSWSAAVQVSGFVQFDPDEGAIATEETSVRVLYDDDALYVGVFCFDSEPDLIVHQLTRRDRSVQADRFSVMLDSYYDHNTAFLFSGSVSGVKSDGVLSHDGLVYDVQWDAVWDFASNIFDHGWTAEFKIPYSALRFSNQDTEYVWGVNFRRYIARKKETDEWVMIPRAEVPQGTISSVSKMGNLSGIANIHPPLHIEVLPYHVSKGSFLNQPSPFSLRKDYDLNFGVDLKYGITNNFTLDVAINPDFGQVEVDKKVLNLTVFETEYPEKRPFFLEGSQIFSFGNGFDNKPLPLLYSRRIGKYPSQYINKYIFGADTLYPGYNSTYADKPEVTTILGAAKFSGRTDDGLVIGALTAVTDREEAVLENLDDKKFPSIMVEPRASYNAIRLWKNLWDCASSGSFGLMATSSLKENQSPSYTGGIDWNINFGDGVYGIDGYLAGSESKFYTDKNLSGSAGKIAVGKLRGENWFAFTGYDFATKNFNINDLGFYSKPREHGGYFQLSYKNDRAETPLWRYVLTVQSNYRWNWNGINTVKEFEIEPVFEFRNFWRLSLDYYHEMPSYEDENRGIIGLYKKPPGNKIFGILQTDSRKPISATLNCGFMKYNNGSQTLQSVVEATIRPLSWIEFVPGFTFMKTDREEAWVVGAYSGGYNLFGDRDVDYFDLSLKGTVTFTPNVSFQFFNQIMLAKWKYVNLKTLIAPDQLPLLPIDQQYSPEYFMKVFNANIVFRWEYLPGSTFFLVWTQGRQGYDGLYEQSVGRDFHDVFSLPMDNVILAKISYWWSF
- a CDS encoding RNA polymerase sigma factor, translated to MKAADEQQLILRVREGDHEAFRLLVERYMKYAYNIAYGFVGDHDDAEDIAQESFVKVYEAIKSFRGDSAFNTWLYRIVTNLSLNRVRQKKISITNMSIVENSAVQTGDFLKVQHAEESRAIIEKALHELPTLQRAVVILRHINGLSTKQVGEILRCSEGTVKTHLHRGILKMRTKVEILKDELV
- a CDS encoding zf-HC2 domain-containing protein gives rise to the protein MIRHKKIQIQLYDYLQNALPESDRKIVENHLRSCEVCKRSVEDVKKVIDKFESVTAPADERNAEYWNNFAMSVERKIHTRRNKLIVSNIIDQLYSLFVINKKTTIAFSTAMILIFVVGLWYTNELRTIKSPAYRSSAENQDTILVEKRVGDYFRKSKTLLVGLTNLEVDQGQSLDLNTEQNISRELINESRNLRRQPIDIRSAELIGDMENLLVNFSEIGSRTNHPEFENIRQKIYRDNLLFKIRMAEFEFSEAMQSRLKIHPKNKIP